In a genomic window of Calditrichota bacterium:
- a CDS encoding sigma-70 family RNA polymerase sigma factor codes for MTERDLIEQLIAGNRDRFNIMVDQWEKPIFNFALRYLGDDELARDVVQKTFIRVFKNIGKLKEAERFSSWLYQIATNLCKDEIKKRARREFLSIDRIQENSENGHLMPEELIDRGNNHPDAALNQKQIGSILQKALNQLPEEQRIVIIMKEYQGLKFREIAEALGEPLNTVKSRMYYGLNALKKIFEKSNITEEVLSYEV; via the coding sequence ATGACAGAGCGGGATTTGATCGAACAACTCATCGCCGGAAATCGCGACCGTTTCAATATCATGGTTGACCAATGGGAAAAACCAATTTTCAATTTTGCTTTGCGCTATCTCGGCGACGACGAGTTAGCGCGCGATGTCGTTCAGAAAACATTTATTCGCGTTTTCAAAAACATCGGCAAATTGAAAGAAGCGGAACGATTTTCTTCATGGCTGTACCAGATTGCGACTAATTTGTGCAAAGACGAAATAAAAAAAAGAGCACGGAGGGAATTTCTCTCCATCGATCGCATTCAGGAAAATTCAGAAAACGGACATCTCATGCCGGAAGAATTAATTGACCGGGGAAACAATCACCCGGATGCTGCGCTCAATCAAAAACAAATCGGCAGCATTCTGCAAAAAGCGCTCAATCAACTCCCCGAAGAGCAGCGAATTGTAATCATCATGAAAGAATATCAGGGGCTGAAATTTCGCGAGATCGCCGAGGCGCTGGGCGAACCGCTAAACACGGTAAAATCGCGGATGTATTACGGACTAAATGCGTTGAAAAAAATTTTTGAAAAATCGAACATTACCGAGGAGGTGCTGAGTTATGAAGTGTGA